One Epinephelus moara isolate mb chromosome 20, YSFRI_EMoa_1.0, whole genome shotgun sequence genomic window carries:
- the man2c1 gene encoding alpha-mannosidase 2C1 yields the protein MYHQPVLKNRRTLLERAERFISDIYFTDCNLRGRLHGDSCPLESVASFLSSKRITFTEASKQTFAPYKVGDTFGPTWWTCWFKVTLKIPESWRGKEVHLLWESDGEAMVWRDEQPVQGLTKEGEKTSYILSDCLTDEEPHSVTLYVEVACNGLFGAGQGSMIAAPDPNRKYSVQKAELVVFNRDVQELLTDFEMLIDIVKELGEGEQRGYQALFTVNEMVNLCNPSDPSSFSRAHSLAHAFFSQRNGDSQHTVHAMGHCHIDSAWLWPYEETIRKCGRSWVTVIRLMEKNPEFVFTCSQAQQFQWVKSWYPGLFSQIQHYVKKGQFIPVGGTWVEMDGNLPSGESMVRQFLEGQRFFNREFGLHCKEFWLPDTFGYSAQLPQIMQGSGISNFLTQKLSWNLVNTFPHNTFFWEGLDGSKVLTHFPPGNSYEMKGKVEDLVKTVKNNKDKGRANHSAALFGFGDGGGGPTQLMLDRLHRVQDTDGLPKVLTSSPDKLFSQLQADSALLCTWTGELFLELHNGTYTTQAQIKRGNRQCEALLHDIEIASSMALCHDRTFQYPVETLQALWRLLLLNQFHDVIPGSCIEMVVEDALRYYEDIRRDGATLLRDACRALGPKGNSAGVFNSLPWERHEVIETHDGAGKPHLALVRVPSIGWSPVKEALQPEAPVSVTVQADGTVLMENGILQTVINKNGTLASLCLINANREAISDSCHGNQFVMFDDVPLYWDAWDVMDYHLQTRKPVQEVVQPVCVVSSGGLRGSVSFTLRISDKSTVTQEIVLDAMCPYIRFNTEVKWAESHKFLKVEFPVRVHSPNATYEIQFGHLQRPTHRNTSWDWARFEVWGHKWADLSEHNFGVALLNDCKYGYSVHKNTMTLSLLRAPKAPDANADMGTHHFTYAIMPHSGSFQDASVIQSAYNLNFPLRSIQCTPDTEPWSAFSVSSAAVILETIKQAEDRKGALVVRLFESHGSSVTAALCTALPVRKAWHCDLLERPDSTRPTRITSEGITLKFSPFQIVSLLLVL from the exons ATGTATCACCAGCCTGTGCTGAAGAACAGGCGCACTCTCCTCGAGAGAGCAGAGAGATTCATCTCTGATATTTACTTCACAGACTGCAACCTGAGAGGACG ACTCCATGGAGACTCTTGCCCGCTGGAGTCCGTCGCCTCCTTCTTGTCCTCCAAACGGATCACATTCACAGAAGCCTCCAAACAGACCTTTGCACCGTATAAAGTGGGTGACACCTTCGGACCCAC GTGGTGGACATGCTGGTTTAAAGTGACCCTGAAAATCCCCGAGTCCTGGAGAGGGAAGGAGGTTCATCTTCTGTGGGAAAGCGATGGAGAAGCAATGGTTTGGAGAGATGAACAGCCAGTTCAG GGTTTGACCAAAGAGGGTGAGAAGACGAGTTACatcctgtctgactgtctgacaGACGAGGAGCCACACAG TGTCACCCTTTATGTAGAGGTGGCCTGTAATGGGCTGTTTGGAGCTGGTCAGGGGTCCATGATCGCAGCCCCAGATCCAAACAGGAAGTACTCTGTACAGAAGGCTGAGCTGGTGGTTTTTAACCGCGATGTTCAGGAGCTGCTGACAGATTTTGAGATGCTGATTGATATCGTAAAG GAACTCGGAGAGGGAGAGCAACGAGGCTACCAGGCACTCTTCACTGTCAATGAGATGGTGAACCTGTGCAACCCTTCTGATCCCAGCTCTTTCTCCAGAGCTCACAGTCTGGCTCACGCCTTTTTCAGCCAGCGGAACGGAGACAGCCAGCACACTGTTCACGCTATGGGTCACTGCCACATAGACTCAG CTTGGCTGTGGCCCTACGAGGAGACCATTCGCAAATGTGGCCGAAGCTGGGTGACAGTGATCCGCTTAATGGAGAAGAACCCcgagtttgtttttacttgctcTCAG GCCCAGCAATTCCAGTGGGTAAAGAGCTGGTACCCGGGACTCTTCTCTCAGATTCAGCATTACGTCAAGAAAGGCCAGTTCATCCCAGTTGGAGGAACGTGGGTGGAAATG GATGGCAATCTGCCGTCAGGTGAGTCCATGGTGCGGCAGTTCCTGGAAGGCCAGCGCTTCTTCAACCGTGAGTTTGGGCTTCATTGCAAAGAG TTCTGGCTTCCAGATACGTTTGGCTACTCTGCTCAGCTTCCTCAGATAATGCAGGGCTCGGGCATTTCCAATTTCTTGACACAGAAGCTGAGCTGGAACCTTGTCAACACCTTTCCT CACAACACATTTTTCTGGGAAGGTCTGGACGGCTCGAAGGTTTTAACGCACTTCCCACCAGGAAATTCCTACGAGATGAAGGGCAAGGTTGAAGAC CTGGTGAAAACTGTGAAGAATAACAAAGATAAAGGCAGAGCCAACCACAGTGCAGCGCTGTTTGGTTTTGGCGATGGTGGAGGTGGACCCACACAGCTGATGCTAGACCGACTGCACCGCGTCCAGGACACAGATGGACTTCCCAA GGTCCTGACGTCCAGTCCTGACAAGCTTTTCTCTCAGCTTCAGGCAGACTCAGCTCTGCTTTGCACCTGGACCGGAGAGCTCTTCCTTGAGCTGCACAATGGCACATACACCACACAGGCTCAG ATTAAACGAGGGAACCGGCAGTGTGAGGCGCTGCTTCATGACATCGAGATAGCCAGCAGCATGGCACTGTGTCACGACAGGACATTTCAGTATCCTGTGGAAACACTGCAGGCGCTCTGGAG GCTGCTTCTTCTAAACCAATTCCATGACGTGATTCCTGGCAGCTGTATAGAGATGGTTGTGGAGGATGCACTCAGGTATTATGAAG ATATCCGCAGAGACGGTGCTACGCTGCTGCGTGACGCCTGTAGAGCTCTGGGGCCGAAAGGCAACTCCGCTGGTGTGTTCAACTCGCTGCCATGGGAGCGTCATGAAGTCATTGAGACTCATGATGGTGCTGGTAAACCTCATCTGG CTCTGGTGAGAGTTCCCAGCATTGGTTGGTCTCCTGTCAAAGAGGCACTACAGCCTGAGGCTCCAGTCTCCGTCACTGTTCAA GCCGACGGCACTGTCCTCATGGAGAATGGGATTTTACAGACTGTCATAAACAAAAATGGCACTTTGGCGTCGCTCTGCTTGATCAATGCAAACAG AGAGGCCATCTCTGACAGCTGTCATGGGAACCAGTTTGTTATGTTTGATGATGTCCCTCTGTACTGGGATGCTTGGGATGTTATGGACTACCACCTGCAGACAAG GAAGCCGGTGCAGGAGGTGGTGCAGCCTGTTTGTGTGGTGTCCTCTGGTGGGCTCCGAGGCAGTGTCAGCTTCACTCTCAGGATCAGTGATAAGAGCACCGTCACACAGGAGATTGTCTTGGACGCCATGTGTCCTTACATCAGGTTCAACACTGAG GTGAAGTGGGCAGAGTCACACAAGTTTCTTAAGGTGGAGTTCCCCGTGCGAGTACACAGCCCCAATGCTACATATGAGATCCAGTTTGGTCATCTGCAGAGACCCACACACAGGAACACTTCATGGGACTGGGCCAGATTTGAG GTTTGGGGTCACAAATGGGCCGATTTGTCGGAGCACAACTTCGGGGTTGCGCTGCTGAATGACTGCAAATACGGCTACTCAGTCCACAAGAACACTATGACGCTGTCCCT ACTGAGAGCACCCAAAGCACCAGATGCCAATGCTGACATGGGGACTCATCATTTCACCTATGCAATCATGCCACACTCAG GATCCTTCCAAGATGCCTCTGTCATCCAGAGTGCATACAACCTCAACTTCCCTTTGAGGTCAATCCAGTGCACTCCTGACACTGAGCCCTGGAGTGCCTTTTCCGTCAGCTCTGCAGCAGTCATCCTTGAGACCATTAAACAG GCCGAGGACAGGAAGGGAGCACTTGTAGTCCGACTCTTCGAGTCACACGGGAGCAGTGTGACTGCAGCTCTCTGCACCGCCCTTCCGGTCAGGAAAGCCTGGCa TTGTGATCTCTTGGAGAGACCAGATTCCACCCGACCAACACGCATTACATCAGAGGGAATCACTTTGAAATTCAGTCCCTTTCAAATTGTGTCACTTCTCCTTGTCTTGTAA